In Sporichthya polymorpha DSM 43042, a genomic segment contains:
- the ettA gene encoding energy-dependent translational throttle protein EttA: MAEFIYTFRKARKAHGDKVILDDVTLSFLPGAKIGVVGPNGAGKSTVLQIMAGLQQPSNGDAMLSPGYTVGILLQEPPLNEEKTVLENVEEAVAETKAILNRYNEVSELMATDYTDELMEEMGKLSDEIEHRNAWELDSQIELAMDALRCPPPDADVKVLSGGERRRVALCKLLMEEPDLLLLDEPTNHLDAESVEWLEQHLEKYPGTVVAVTHDRYFLDNVAQWILELDRGRAYPYEGNYSTYLDLKAQRLKVEGQKDAKRKKRLEQELEWVRSSPKARQTKSKARLERYEEMAAEADKYRKLDFEEIQIPPGPRLGDVVIEVDHLSKGFGDRLLIDDLSFTLPRNGIVGVIGPNGAGKTTLFKMLLGLEQPDSGTVKVGQTVKISYVDQGRSNLDPEKNIWQIVSDELDYIKVGQVEMPSRAYVSAFGFKGPDQQKPSKVLSGGERNRLNLALTLKQGGNLILLDEPTNDLDVETLSSLEDALLEFPGCAVVISHDRWFLDRVATHILAYEGDSQWFWFEGNFEGYEKNKAQRLGPEALRPHRATYRKLTRG, encoded by the coding sequence GTGGCTGAGTTCATCTACACGTTCCGCAAGGCGCGCAAGGCGCACGGCGACAAGGTCATCCTCGATGACGTCACGTTGTCGTTCCTGCCCGGCGCGAAGATCGGCGTCGTCGGCCCGAACGGGGCCGGCAAGTCGACGGTCCTGCAGATCATGGCCGGGCTCCAGCAGCCCTCGAACGGTGACGCCATGCTCTCGCCGGGCTACACCGTCGGCATCCTGCTGCAGGAGCCGCCGCTGAACGAGGAGAAGACCGTCCTCGAGAACGTCGAGGAGGCGGTCGCGGAGACCAAGGCGATCCTCAACCGCTACAACGAGGTCTCCGAGCTCATGGCCACGGACTACACCGACGAGCTCATGGAGGAGATGGGCAAGCTCTCCGACGAGATCGAGCACCGCAACGCCTGGGAGCTCGACTCGCAGATCGAGCTCGCGATGGACGCGCTGCGCTGCCCGCCGCCGGACGCCGACGTCAAGGTGCTCTCCGGTGGCGAGCGGCGCCGCGTCGCGCTCTGCAAGCTGCTGATGGAGGAGCCTGACCTGCTCCTGCTCGACGAGCCCACCAACCACCTCGACGCCGAGAGCGTGGAGTGGCTGGAGCAGCACCTGGAGAAGTACCCCGGCACCGTCGTGGCCGTCACCCACGACCGGTACTTCCTCGACAACGTCGCGCAGTGGATCCTCGAGCTCGACCGCGGTCGCGCCTACCCGTACGAGGGCAACTACTCGACCTACCTGGACCTCAAGGCGCAGCGCCTCAAGGTCGAGGGGCAGAAGGACGCCAAGCGCAAGAAGCGCCTCGAGCAGGAGCTCGAGTGGGTGCGGTCGAGCCCGAAGGCCCGGCAGACCAAGAGCAAGGCGCGTCTCGAGCGGTACGAGGAGATGGCGGCCGAGGCCGACAAGTACCGCAAGCTCGACTTCGAGGAGATCCAGATCCCGCCGGGCCCGCGCCTCGGCGACGTGGTCATCGAGGTCGACCATCTGTCGAAGGGCTTCGGCGACCGCCTGCTCATCGACGACCTGAGCTTCACGCTCCCGCGCAACGGCATCGTCGGTGTCATCGGCCCGAACGGCGCCGGCAAGACGACGCTGTTCAAGATGCTGCTCGGGCTGGAGCAGCCGGACTCCGGCACCGTGAAGGTCGGCCAGACGGTCAAGATCTCGTACGTGGACCAGGGGCGCAGCAACCTGGACCCGGAGAAGAACATCTGGCAGATCGTCAGCGACGAGCTCGACTACATCAAGGTCGGGCAGGTCGAGATGCCGTCGCGTGCGTACGTGTCGGCGTTCGGCTTCAAGGGCCCGGACCAGCAGAAGCCGTCGAAGGTCCTCTCCGGTGGTGAGCGCAACCGCCTCAACCTGGCGCTGACGCTCAAGCAGGGCGGCAACCTGATCCTGCTCGACGAGCCGACCAACGACCTCGACGTCGAGACCCTGTCCTCGCTCGAGGACGCGTTGCTGGAGTTCCCCGGCTGCGCCGTGGTCATCTCCCACGACCGGTGGTTCCTCGACCGCGTCGCGACGCACATCCTCGCCTACGAGGGTGACTCGCAGTGGTTCTGGTTCGAGGGCAACTTCGAGGGCTACGAGAAGAACAAGGCCCAGCGGCTCGGCCCGGAGGCGTTGCGTCCGCACCGCGCGACGTACCGCAAGCTCACCCGCGGCTGA
- a CDS encoding single-stranded DNA-binding protein — MSNETWVTVFGVVAADDPSQAAGENTPVKFRLASTVSRKGDDGLWRDGVTNYFDVVCWDKLGRHVLECVRRGDPVIVQGKLEIRDWETERARGRSVQINAKHVGFDLKIRKAYSQQPPVRSAWAAEPEETPVTALEGAQTRSEPAA; from the coding sequence ATGTCCAACGAGACCTGGGTGACCGTGTTCGGCGTGGTCGCGGCGGACGACCCGTCGCAGGCGGCGGGGGAGAACACGCCCGTGAAGTTCCGGCTCGCCAGCACGGTGTCCCGGAAGGGGGATGACGGGCTGTGGCGCGACGGAGTGACCAACTACTTCGACGTCGTCTGCTGGGACAAGCTCGGTCGCCACGTCCTTGAGTGCGTGCGCCGTGGTGACCCGGTCATCGTCCAGGGCAAGCTCGAGATCCGGGACTGGGAGACCGAGCGCGCCCGCGGCCGGTCGGTGCAGATCAACGCGAAGCACGTCGGCTTCGACCTCAAGATCCGTAAGGCCTACAGCCAGCAGCCGCCGGTGCGCTCCGCCTGGGCGGCCGAACCGGAGGAGACCCCGGTCACGGCCCTGGAGGGCGCGCAAACGCGGAGCGAGCCCGCGGCATAA
- a CDS encoding Rieske (2Fe-2S) protein produces MAAEVSAGKLDEFADGGLTPVEVNGEFGRKKVLVARTGESVCAVVNRCPHLGFSLTKGPGGLTFDDGVVQCAWHNSRFDVCSGENRDWVGGFAGRSIPKWSRGMLALGRKPRGLDTIPATVRDGEVLLQID; encoded by the coding sequence ATGGCTGCGGAAGTCTCGGCCGGAAAGCTCGACGAGTTCGCCGACGGGGGCCTGACGCCCGTCGAGGTCAATGGGGAGTTCGGCCGGAAGAAGGTGCTCGTCGCCCGCACCGGGGAGTCGGTGTGCGCGGTGGTGAACCGGTGCCCGCACCTCGGCTTCTCCCTGACGAAGGGTCCGGGCGGGCTCACGTTCGACGACGGCGTCGTGCAGTGCGCGTGGCACAACTCGCGCTTCGACGTCTGTTCCGGCGAGAACCGCGACTGGGTGGGCGGCTTCGCCGGCCGCTCGATCCCGAAGTGGTCGCGCGGCATGCTCGCCCTCGGCCGCAAGCCGAGGGGCCTCGACACGATCCCGGCCACGGTGCGCGACGGCGAGGTCCTGCTGCAGATCGACTGA